The following proteins come from a genomic window of Salvia splendens isolate huo1 unplaced genomic scaffold, SspV2 ctg948, whole genome shotgun sequence:
- the LOC121791870 gene encoding cytosolic sulfotransferase 15-like, giving the protein MGITQTIENQSNTPSSDEVSQECRELLTTLPKEKGWRTSNIYLYQNFWCQPKEIDAIISMQKHYIAEDTDIIVSTIPKSGTTWLKALCFAVANRRLYAHDSTTHPLLTSNPHALVPFLEYKLFANQEIPDMSRLPRPHLVGTHVPLGALPDSVRESQCKIVYMVRNPFDTFVSIWHFMSNLRPDSFGPLSVQEGFDMYCRGTIGFGPYWDHMLGYWHESLRNPNKVLFLRYEDVKEDAGFHLRKLADFLGFPVSAEEEEEGVVEGIAKMCSFEQMKELEVNKKGKGAIVDFENKNLFRKGVVGDWVNHFTPEMVERLSKIMEENLAGSGLSFKI; this is encoded by the coding sequence ATGGGCATCACCCAAACCATAGAAAACCAATCCAACACACCATCATCAGATGAAGTAAGCCAAGAATGCAGAGAATTGCTCACCACACTCCCAAAAGAGAAAGGTTGGAGAACATCAAATATCTATCTATACCAAAACTTTTGGTGCCAACCAAAAGAAATCGATGCCATAATCTCCATGCAAAAGCACTATATAGCCGAAGACACAGATATCATAGTCTCCACCATCCCCAAGTCCGGCACCACGTGGCTCAAAGCTCTGTGCTTCGCAGTCGCCAATAGGCGCCTCTACGCCCACGACTCGACCACCCACCCCTTGCTCACTTCCAACCCCCATGCGCTGGTCCCTTTCCTCGAGTACAAACTATTTGCAAACCAGGAGATCCCTGACATGTCGCGTCTGCCAAGGCCCCACCTCGTGGGGACCCATGTCCCACTAGGGGCCTTGCCAGACTCTGTCAGGGAATCTCAGTGCAAGATAGTGTACATGGTGAGGAACCCTTTTGACACATTTGTTTCCATATGGCACTTCATGAGTAATTTGAGGCCGGACTCATTTGGCCCGTTGTCGGTCCAGGAGGGTTTCGACATGTACTGTCGGGGAACCATAGGGTTCGGGCCGTACTGGGACCACATGTTAGGGTATTGGCATGAGAGCCTGAGAAACCCTAACAAGGTTTTGTTCTTGAGGTATGAGGATGTGAAAGAAGACGCGGGCTTCCACCTGAGGAAGCTCGCGGATTTCTTAGGGTTTCCTGTTAGTgcggaggaagaggaagagggggTTGTGGAGGGAATAGCAAAGATGTGTAGCTTTGAGCAGATGAAGGAGCTGGAAGTGAACAAGAAAGGGAAGGGAGCCATTGTTGATTTTGAGAACAAGAATTTGTTTAGGAAAGGTGTGGTGGGAGATTGGGTGAACCATTTCACACCAGAAATGGTGGAGAGGTTGAGCAAGATCATGGAGGAAAACCTAGCTGGCTCTGGTTTGTCCTTCAAGATTTGA